One region of Populus trichocarpa isolate Nisqually-1 chromosome 4, P.trichocarpa_v4.1, whole genome shotgun sequence genomic DNA includes:
- the LOC7453645 gene encoding E3 ubiquitin-protein ligase UPL3 isoform X1 — protein METRSRKRAEASSSAATTTSPTTRPNKRSRTATTTTATATRSRSTRAHPLPMDSTPVESSSSSRSRRNRNNNSNSESDKGKEKEHEVRVSRENREINNNLDSGNDNNNLNVDDDDDSEGGGIGAFHHNLTSASSALQGLLRKLGAGLDDLLPSPVTGSGSSSHQSGRLKKILSGLRADGEEGKQVEALTQLCEMLSIGTEESLSTFSVDSFVPILVGLLNNESNPDIMLLAARAITHLCDVLPSSCAAVVHYGAVSCFVARLITIEYMDLAEQSLQALKKISQEHPTACLRAGALMAVLSYLDFFSTGVQRVALSTAANMCKKLPSDAADFVMEAVPLLTNLLQYHDAKVLEHASVCLTRIAEAFASSPDKLDELCNHGLVAQAASLISTSSSGGGQASLNAPTYTGLIRLLSTCASGSPLGAKTLLLLGVSGILKDILLGSAGSAISSVPPALSRPADQVFEIVNLANELLPPLPQGTISLPTSSSMLAKGSVVKKSPSSSSGKQDDNNGNVPEVSAREKLLNDQPELLQQFGMDLLPVLIQIYGASVNSPVRHKCLSVIGKLMYFSNAEMIQSLLNVTNISSFLAGVLAWKDPHVLVPALQIAKIIMEKLPGTFSKMFVREGVVHAVDQLILAGSPNTGPTQAASAEKDNDSVPGSSSRSRRYKRRSGNSNPEANSSEESKTQVCANAGSPPSSIEIPTVNSNLRLAVSACAKDFRDKHFPSDPGAAEVGVTDDLLHLKNLCTKLNAGVDDQKTKAKGKSKASASHLIDNSANKEEYLIGVISEMLAELGKGDGVSTFEFIGSGVVATLLNYFSCGYFTKERISEANLPKLRQQALRRFKSFVALALPSSIDGGGATSMTVLVQKLQNALSSLERFPVVLSHSSRSSSGGARLSSGLSALSQPFKLRLCRVQGEKGLRDYSSNVVLIDPLASLAAVEEFLWPRVQRNETGQKVSESAGNSESGTTHPGAGASSPSTSTPATATRRHSSRSRSSVNIGDSARKEPIPEKSTSSSKGKGKAVLKPAQEETKGPQTRNAARRRAALDKDAELKPVNGDSSSEDEELDISPVEIDDALVIEDDDISDDDDHEDVLRDDSLPVCMPDKVHDVKLGDTPEDSNVAPAASDSQSNPASGSSSRAAAVRGLDSTDFRSSYGSRGAMSFAAAAMAGLGSANGRGIRGGRDRQGRPLFGSSSDPPKLIFTAGGKQLNRHLTIYQAIQRQLVLEDDDEDRYGGSDFISSDGSRLWSDIYTIAYQRADGQADRASVGGSSSSTSKSTKGGPSNSNSDAQMHRMSLLDSILQAELPCDLEKSNPTYNILALLRILEALNQLAPRLRVQLLSDNFSEGKISSLNELTATGARVPAEEFVNSKLTPKLARQIQDALALCSGSLPSWCYQLTKACPFLFPFETRRQYFYSTAFGLSRALFRLQQLQGADGHGSTNEREVRVGRLQRQKVRVSRNRILDSAAKVMDMYSSQKAVLEVEYFGEVGTGLGPTLEFYTLLSHDLQKVSLGMWRSNSAAGKPSMEIDGDDEKNGKSNNGSGTAVAADLVQAPLGLFPRPWPPTASASEGSQFYKTIEYFRLVGRVMAKALQDGRLLDLPLSMAFYKLVLGQELDLYDFLSFDAEFGKTLQELHALVRRKQYLESISAENNEVNADLCFRGTPIKDLCLDFTLPGYPDYMMKPGDETLQVDINNLEEYISLVVDATVKTGIMRQMEAFRAGFNQVFDISSLQIFTPQELDYLLCGRRELWELETLVDHIKFDHGYTAKSPAIVNLLEIMGEFTPEQQRAFCQFVTGAPRLPPGGLAVLNPKLTIVRKHSSSAGNAMLNGTGPSESADDDLPSVMTCANYLKLPPYSTKEVMHKKLLYAISEGQGSFDLS, from the exons ATGGAAACTCGTAGCCGGAAACGGGCGGAGGCCTCCTCATctgccgccaccaccaccagtCCTACTACTCGCCCTAACAAACGATCCCGCACTGCCACAACAACAACCGCCACCGCTACTCGCTCTCGTTCCACACGTGCTCACCCTCTCCCCATGGACTCCACACCTGTCGaatcgtcttcttcttctcgcTCTCGTCGGAATAGGAATAATAATAGTAACAGTGAATCGGATAAAGGCAAAGAGAAAGAACATGAAGTTAGGGTTTCGCGTGAAAATAGGgaaattaacaataatttgGATTCTGGAAATGACAATAATAACCTCAATGTCGACGACGATGACGACAGCGAAGGTGGTGGAATTGGTGCTTTCCATCATAATCTGACTTCAGCTAGTAGTGCCTTACAGGGTTTGTTGAGAAAGTTGGGTGCTGGTCTTGATGATTTGTTGCCTTCTCCCGTGACGGGTTCAGGTTCAAGCTCGCATCAATCGGGGAGATTGAAGAAGATTCTGTCTGGGTTGAGGGCTGATGGAGAAGAAGGGAAGCAAGTGGAAGCCTTAACGCAGCTCTGTGAAATGCTTTCTATTGGGACTGAAGAGAGTCTGAGCACTTTTTCCGTGGATTCTTTTGTTCCGATTCTTGTTGGTTTGTTGAATAATGAGAGTAATCCTGATATTATGTTGCTTGCTGCAAGGGCGATTACACATTTGTGTGATGTTTTGCCATCGTCTTGTGCTGCTGTTGTTCATTATGGCGCTGTTTCATGTTTTGTTGCAAGGTTGATTACTATTGAGTACATGGACCTTGCTGAACAG TCTCTGCAAGCTCTAAAGAAAATATCTCAAGAGCACCCAACTGCATGTCTGCGTGCTGGTGCTCTTATGGCAGTGCTTTCTTATCTGGATTTTTTCTCAACTGGAGTTCAG CGAGTAGCATTATCGACTGCTGCAAATATGTGCAAGAAACTTCCTTCAGATGCAGCTGACTTTGTGATGGAAGCAGTCCCTCTGTTGACCAACCTTCTTCAGTACCACGATGCAAAG GTCTTGGAGCATGCTTCAGTTTGTTTGACAAGGATTGCCGAAGCCTTTGCTTCATCACCAGACAAATTAGATGAATTGTGTAATCATGGACTTGTTGCTCAAGCTGCCTCTCTCATTTCCACCAGTAGTTCCGGTGGTGGACAGGCATCTCTCAATGCTCCAACATATACG GGCTTAATTCGACTGCTATCCACATGTGCAAGTGGCTCTCCTTTAGGAGCCAAAACATTACTTCTTCTTGGGGTCAGTGGCATTCTTAAAGATATACTATTAGGTTCTGCGGGTTCTGCTATCTCCTCTGTTCCTCCGGCTCTAAGTAGACCAGCAGATCAG GTTTTTGAGATTGTTAATCTGGCAAATGAGCTTCTTCCTCCACTTCCACAAGGAACTATCTCCCTCCCTACGAGCTCCAGTATGTTGGCCAAAGGATCTGTTGTGAAGAAGTCTCCATCCAGCAGTTCTGGGAAACAAGATGATAATAATGGAAATGTTCCTGAGGTTTCAGCTCGtgagaaattattaaatgatcAACCAGAACTTCTGCAGCAATTTGGAATGGATCTTCTTCCTGTTCTGATACAG ATTTATGGTGCCAGTGTCAACAGTCCTGTTCGCCACAAATGTCTCTCAGTTATTGGGAAGTTGATGTACTTCAGCAATGCGGAGATGATTCAGTCTCTACTTAATGTGACAAACATATCAAG TTTTCTAGCTGGGGTGTTAGCGTGGAAAGATCCACACGTCTTGGTTCCTGCCCTTCAAATTGCCAAGATTATTATGGAAAAACTTCCTGGGACTTTCTCCAAGATGTTTGTCAGAGAAGGTGTTGTTCATGCTGTAGATCAACTTATCTTAGCTGGAAGTCCAAATACTGGTCCTACCCAAGCTGCTTCTGCTGAGAAGGATAACGATTCTGTTCCTGGATCATCATCACGTTCCAGGCGTTACAAACGTCGCAGTGGGAATTCAAATCCTGAGGCAAATTCATCTGAAGAATCCAAGACTCAAGTTTGCGCAAATGCTGGATCACCTCCAAGTTCTATAGAAATCCCAACCGTTAATTCTAATTTGCGTTTAGCAGTTAGTGCGTGTGCTAAAGATTTTAGAGATAAGCACTTTCCTTCGGATCCCGGAGCTGCTGAAGTTGGGGTTACCGATGACCTGTTACACTTGAAAAATCTCTGCACAAAGTTGAATGCTGGTGTTGATGACCAAAAGACTAAAGCAAAGGGCAAATCAAAGGCTTCTGCTTCCCATCTTATTGACAATTCTGCTAATAAGGAAGAATACTTGATTGGGGTGATATCCGAGATGCTAGCAGAGCTAGGCAAGGGGGATGGTGTATCCACTTTTGAGTTTATTGGTAGTGGTGTTGTGGCAACCttgctaaattatttttcttgtggcTATTTTACCAAGGAGAGAATTTCAGAAGCCAACCTACCCAAACTTCGGCAACAAGCACTGAGAAGATTTAAATCATTTGTTGCTCTGGCCCTTCCTTCCAGTATTGATGGAGGGGGTGCCACCTCCATGACAGTCTTAGTTCAGAAGCTTCAAAATGCTTTGTCATCCTTGGAGCGTTTTCCTGTTGTTCTTAGCCATTCTTCTAGGTCATCCAGTGGAGGTGCACGCCTGTCTTCTGGATTGAGTGCACTATCTCAACCTTTTAAGTTACGTCTCTGTCGGGTCCAAGGGGAAAAGGGTCTCCGTGATTACTCTTCCAATGTTGTACTTATTGATCCATTAGCAAGTTTAGCTGCTGTAGAAGAATTTCTTTGGCCGCGAGTACAGCGAAACGAAACTGGCCAAAAGGTGTCTGAATCTGCAGGAAACTCAGAATCGGGGACCACACACCCTGGAGCTGGTGCATCATCCCCTTCTACCTCAACTCCTGCTACTGCCACTCGTCGTCACTCTTCAAGATCCCGATCATCTGTTAATATAGGAGATTCAGCTAGAAAGGAACCAATACCAGAGAAAAGCACAAGCTCATCAAAGGGAAAGGGGAAAGCTGTTTTGAAACCAGCTCAGGAGGAGACAAAAGGACCTCAAACTAGAAATGCTGCTCGTAGAAGAGCAGCCCTTGATAAAGATGCAGAATTGAAACCGGTGAATGGGGATTCTAGTTCTGAG gATGAGGAATTGGATATTTCTCCTGTGGAGATTGATGATGCGTTGGTGATTGAAGATGATGACATCTCCGACGATGACGACCATGAAGAT GTGCTAAGAGATGATTCTCTTCCTGTTTGCATGCCTGACAAAGTACATGATGTGAAATTGGGTGATACACCGGAGGATAGCAATGTTGCACCAGCAGCAAGTGACAGCCAAAGTAACCCTGCTTCTGGTTCTAGTAGCAGGGCTGCTGCTGTTAGGGGCTTGGATTCCACTGATTTTAGGAGCTCTTATGGATCTAGGGGAGCTATGTcttttgctgctgctgccaTGGCTGGGCTTGGATCTGCTAATGGTAGAGGTATCAGAGGAGGAAGAGATCGACAAGGACGTCCCCTGTTTGGTAGCTCTAGTGACCCTCCTAAGTTGATCTTTACTGCTGGTGGGAAGCAGCTAAATAGGCATTTGACTATCTATCAGGCTATCCAGAGACAACTTGTGCtggaagatgatgatgaagacaGGTATGGTGGCAGTGACTTCATCTCTAGTGATGGGAGTAGGCTTTGGAGTGATATATATACCATTGCATATCAAAGGGCAGATGGCCAAGCTGATAGGGCTTCTGTTGGAGGCTCAAGTTCTAGCACATCAAAGTCCACCAAAGGTGGCCCTTCCAATTCAAACTCAGATGCTCAAATGCATCGGATGTCACTTTTAGATAGCATCTTGCAAGCGGAACTTCCTTGTGATCTAGAAAAATCTAATCCTACTTATAATATATTGGCTCTACTACGTATACTTGAGGCTTTGAACCAGCTTGCACCTCGTTTGAGAGTTCAACTACTTTCTGACAACTTCTCCGAGGGGAAAATCTCTAGTTTGAATGAGTTGACTGCTACTGGTGCCAGGGTTCCTGCAGAAGAATTCGTAAATAGCAAGCTCACACCTAAATTAGCTCGACAAATTCAGGATGCCCTGGCACTGTGCAGCGGGAGCCTTCCATCATGGTGTTATCAGTTAACAAAAGCATGTCCATTCTTGTTCCCTTTTGAGACTCGGCGACAGTACTTCTATTCAACTGCTTTTGGATTATCTCGTGCGTTGTTTCGTCTTCAGCAGCTGCAGGGTGCAGATGGTCATGGGTCAACAAATGAAAGAGAGGTGAGGGTTGGAAGATTACAACGCCAGAAAGTTCGTGTTTCCCGAAACCGCATTTTGGATTCTGCTGCGAAAGTAATGGATATGTATTCTAGTCAGAAGGCTGTGCTTGAAGTAGAATATTTTGGCGAGGTTGGCACTGGGTTGGGTCCTACCTTAGAGTTCTACACGCTTTTGAGTCATGATCTACAGAAAGTTTCTCTGGGAATGTGGAGGTCAAATTCAGCAGCAGGGAAACCTTCAATGGAAATTGATggagatgatgaaaaaaatggaaaatccaACAATGGGTCAGGTACTGCAGTTGCTGCTGATCTTGTCCAAGCTCCACTTGGCCTGTTCCCTCGTCCTTGGCCACCAACCGCTAGTGCTTCTGAAGGGAGCCAATTTTATAAGACTATTGAGTATTTCCGGCTGGTCGGACGGGTGATGGCCAAAGCTCTTCAAGATGGGCGGCTTTTGGACCTACCACTTTCAATGGCATTTTATAAACTTGTGCTTGGTCAA GAGCTTGATCTGTATGATTTTCTTTCGTTTGATGCTGAATTTGGGAAGACTTTACAAGAATTGCATGCCCTTGTTCGTCGAAAACAATATTTAGAATCAATAAGCGCTGAAAATAATGAGGTCAATGCTGATTTATGTTTTCGTGGGACCCCAATTAAAGATCTCTGCTTGGATTTTACTCTTCCTGGTTATCCAGACTACATGATGAAGCCAGGAGATGAAACT CTTCAGGTTGATATCAATAACTTGGAAGAATACATATCCTTGGTAGTTGATGCAACTGTGAAGACTGGGATCATGCGACAAATGGAAGCGTTTAGAGCTGGGTTCAATCAG GTTTTTGACATCTCATCATTGCAAATATTCACTCCGCAAGAATTGGATTATTTGCTTTGTGGGCGAAGAGAACTGTGGGAG TTGGAGACACTTGTTGATcatataaaatttgatcatGGATACACTGCCAAGAGTCCAGCCATTGTTAAC CTGCTTGAGATTATGGGAGAGTTCACACCAGAGCAGCAGCGTGCTTTTTGCCAGTTTGTTACTGGAGCACCCAGGCTGCCACCTGGTGGTCTGGCTGTGCTAAACCCAAAATTAACCATTGTTAGAAAG CATTCTTCATCTGCTGGAAATGCAATGTTGAATGGAACTGGGCCTTCAGAATCAGCTGATGATGACTTGCCTAGTGTCATGACTTGTGCTAATTACCTAAAGCTACCACCTTACTCTACCAAG GAAGTCATGCACAAGAAATTGCTGTATGCAATCAGTGAAGGGCAGGGATCTTTTGACTTGTCATGA